Proteins co-encoded in one Haloarcula pelagica genomic window:
- the glpK gene encoding glycerol kinase GlpK: MADTYVGSIDQGTTGTRFMVFDHSGQVVANAYEKHEQIYPEPGWVEHDPIEIWENTQQVVTDGLEEAGLDASQLEALGITNQRETTIVWDKETGKPVHNALVWQDRRTTDRVEEIQEAGKVEEIREKTGLECDAYFSATKTEWILDNAEPLKMQASRGADLRDRAEDGELLMGTIDTWLIYNLTGNHITDVSNASRTMLYNIRDLEWDDDLLAEFGVPESMVPEVRPSSDEDYYGHTDPDGFLGEEVPVAGALGDQQAALFGQTCFDEGDAKNTYGTGSFYLMNTGEEAVASDHGLLTTIGFQMSGEPVQYALEGSIFITGAAIEWLEDVDLINNAAQTAELARSVESTDGVYMVPAFTGLGAPHWDGRARGTIVGMTRGTRKAHIVRATLESIAYQTRDVAEAMEADSGIETTSLRVDGGAVKNNFLCQLQSDIIQTDIARPEVDETTALGSAYAAGLAVGYWDTVDELRDNWQVDREFSPEKGSEEVDKLYSRWDDAVERSLDWAREE, encoded by the coding sequence ATGGCAGACACATACGTCGGCTCGATCGACCAGGGGACGACAGGCACCCGCTTCATGGTATTCGACCACAGCGGACAGGTCGTCGCCAACGCGTACGAGAAACACGAACAGATCTACCCGGAGCCCGGGTGGGTGGAACACGACCCGATAGAGATCTGGGAGAACACCCAGCAGGTCGTCACCGACGGGCTCGAAGAAGCAGGACTGGACGCCAGTCAACTGGAGGCACTGGGGATCACGAACCAGCGCGAGACCACGATCGTGTGGGACAAAGAGACCGGCAAGCCCGTCCACAACGCGCTCGTCTGGCAGGACCGCCGGACGACCGACCGCGTCGAGGAGATCCAGGAAGCGGGGAAAGTCGAGGAGATCCGTGAGAAGACCGGCCTGGAGTGTGACGCGTACTTCTCGGCCACCAAGACCGAGTGGATCCTCGACAACGCCGAGCCGCTGAAGATGCAGGCCTCACGGGGTGCGGACCTCCGGGACCGCGCGGAGGACGGCGAACTCCTCATGGGGACCATCGACACCTGGCTCATCTACAACCTCACCGGGAACCACATCACCGATGTCTCGAACGCCTCCCGGACGATGCTGTACAACATCCGGGACCTCGAATGGGACGACGACCTCCTGGCGGAGTTCGGCGTCCCCGAATCGATGGTGCCAGAAGTGCGGCCGTCCTCGGACGAGGACTACTACGGTCACACCGATCCCGACGGCTTCCTGGGGGAGGAAGTTCCCGTCGCTGGGGCGCTGGGTGACCAGCAGGCGGCCCTGTTCGGCCAGACCTGCTTCGACGAGGGTGACGCGAAGAACACGTACGGCACCGGTTCGTTCTACCTGATGAACACCGGCGAGGAGGCAGTTGCCTCCGACCACGGCCTCCTGACGACGATCGGCTTCCAGATGTCGGGCGAGCCTGTCCAGTACGCACTGGAAGGCTCGATCTTCATTACGGGCGCCGCTATCGAGTGGCTCGAAGACGTGGACCTGATCAACAACGCCGCACAGACGGCGGAACTGGCCCGTTCGGTCGAGTCGACCGACGGCGTCTACATGGTCCCAGCGTTCACCGGGCTTGGCGCGCCCCACTGGGACGGCCGCGCACGCGGGACCATCGTCGGGATGACCCGCGGGACCCGGAAAGCACACATCGTCCGGGCGACCCTGGAGTCCATCGCCTACCAGACCCGCGACGTGGCCGAAGCCATGGAAGCGGACTCGGGCATCGAGACGACCTCGCTGCGTGTCGACGGCGGTGCGGTCAAGAACAACTTCCTCTGTCAGCTCCAGTCCGACATCATCCAGACGGACATCGCGCGGCCGGAAGTCGACGAGACGACCGCGCTGGGCAGCGCCTACGCGGCCGGCCTCGCCGTCGGCTACTGGGACACCGTCGACGAACTGCGGGACAACTGGCAGGTCGACCGCGAGTTCAGCCCCGAGAAGGGGAGCGAGGAAGTCGACAAGCTCTACAGCCGCTGGGATGACGCCGTCGAGCGCTCGCTCGACTGGGCCCGGGAGGAGTGA